A window of the Halobacterium hubeiense genome harbors these coding sequences:
- a CDS encoding winged helix-turn-helix transcriptional regulator, translating into MSESEQLPAWCPGDGWCSITATASLVGKKWHPVIIHRLLTRGPLGFNALQEEVDGISSKVLSESLDDLEEKQVVSRTIVSEKPVRVEYALTELGESLEPVVTALEDWGNEHLEPVEEEAASVV; encoded by the coding sequence ATGAGCGAAAGCGAGCAGTTGCCCGCGTGGTGTCCCGGCGACGGCTGGTGTTCGATTACCGCGACGGCGTCTCTCGTCGGGAAGAAGTGGCACCCGGTCATCATCCACCGGCTGCTCACGCGCGGCCCGCTCGGCTTCAACGCCCTCCAGGAGGAAGTCGACGGCATCTCCAGCAAGGTGCTCTCCGAGAGCCTCGACGACCTCGAAGAGAAGCAGGTCGTCTCCCGGACCATCGTCAGCGAGAAGCCGGTCCGCGTCGAGTACGCGCTCACCGAGCTGGGCGAGTCGCTGGAGCCGGTCGTGACCGCGCTCGAAGACTGGGGGAACGAACACCTCGAACCGGTCGAGGAAGAAGCGGCTTCGGTCGTCTGA
- a CDS encoding MarR family transcriptional regulator translates to MTTTDELVQDLPPSAKLVLKVLEYNGGLTQKQIVENSRLSQRTVRDALDRLQEADVVEKDIYIPDARQNLYRLSLDESEEDAEEAAEPEAEAVLD, encoded by the coding sequence ATGACGACGACCGACGAACTCGTTCAGGACCTGCCCCCGAGTGCGAAGCTCGTGCTGAAAGTACTGGAGTACAACGGCGGCCTCACGCAGAAGCAGATCGTCGAGAACTCCCGGCTGTCCCAGCGAACGGTGCGGGACGCCCTCGACCGACTGCAGGAGGCCGACGTCGTCGAGAAGGACATCTACATCCCGGACGCCCGTCAGAACCTCTACCGGCTCTCCCTCGACGAGAGCGAGGAGGACGCCGAGGAAGCGGCCGAACCGGAAGCCGAAGCCGTCCTCGACTAG
- a CDS encoding PadR family transcriptional regulator, whose amino-acid sequence MGQRDETTGFQRDVLCVLCGLDDPKGMEIQSELEEYYGSAVLHARVYQNLDSLAERGLVEKGERDSRTNYYRITDAGRDAIEDVLAWKRTYTEDVEPDTV is encoded by the coding sequence ATGGGACAGCGAGACGAGACGACGGGATTCCAGCGCGACGTCCTCTGCGTGCTCTGCGGGCTCGACGACCCGAAGGGCATGGAAATTCAGTCGGAACTGGAGGAGTACTACGGCTCGGCGGTGTTGCACGCCCGCGTCTACCAGAACCTCGACTCGCTGGCCGAGCGCGGTCTCGTCGAGAAGGGCGAACGGGACTCCCGGACGAACTACTACCGCATCACGGACGCGGGCCGCGACGCCATCGAGGACGTCCTCGCGTGGAAGCGCACGTACACGGAAGACGTCGAACCGGACACCGTCTAG
- a CDS encoding heavy-metal-associated domain-containing protein gives MTTTLTVEGMGCEGCEDIVENALEGVDGVEDADADEADGVATVEGDADTEALLESVEFAGYEAEIAD, from the coding sequence ATGACGACGACACTCACCGTCGAAGGCATGGGCTGTGAGGGCTGCGAGGACATCGTCGAGAACGCGCTGGAAGGCGTCGACGGCGTCGAGGACGCCGACGCCGACGAGGCCGACGGCGTCGCGACCGTGGAGGGCGACGCGGACACCGAAGCACTCCTCGAATCCGTGGAGTTCGCGGGCTACGAGGCGGAGATTGCGGACTGA
- a CDS encoding heavy metal translocating P-type ATPase produces MTERRIHVDVSGMTCANCASTVADAVTALDGVRDADVNFATDGGTVEYDPEVVSLGEIYAAIEDAGYDPVDDDRTMTVTDMSCANCATTIEDAVGDVPGVVSVDANYATDEVSVRYNPAEVDFEAVYDAIEDAGYSPVREDGGEGGEDTEDSRSAADAAREAETRHQRNLTLFGALLSAPLLFFVVETHLLGGGVLPETVFGARFGWVEFLLATPVYAVLGREFLENSYKALVKNRTANMDVLIALGSTTAYVYSVVALLGILPEAGLYFDTAALILVFITLGNYLEARSKSQASDALRKLLEMEADTATVVREDGTEEEIPLSEVEVGDRMKVRPGEKIPTDGVVVEGESAVDESMVTGESVPVSKEPGDEVVGSTVNENGVLVVEATKVGEDTAIQQIVQTVKEAQSRQPEIQNVADRISAYFVPAVILNAVFWAVVWYAFPEALANFIGALPLWGVVVGGPAAVGVFEFSVVVFASAVLIACPCALGLATPAATMVGTSIGAQNGVLFKGGDVLERVRDVDTVVFDKTGTLTTGEMELTDVVVVDDERAAPDGGALAAPEVDESFVLRMAAAAESGSEHPLGRAIVDGARERGVDVGDAEEFENVPGQGVKATVDGREVLVGNRKLLEDAGVDVAPAESEMERLEREGKTAMLVAVDGRVAGVVADADTVKESSARAVADLRERGVDVHVITGDNERTARAVAEQVGVDPENVRAGVLPDEKADAVEDIQADGTQAMMVGDGVNDAPALATAYVGVAIGSGTDVAIEAADVTLMRDDPYDVVKAIRVSEGTLSKIKQNLFWALGYNTAMIPLASLGLLQPVLAAAAMAVSSVSVLTNSLLFRRYSPDEDYRLFGR; encoded by the coding sequence ATGACAGAGCGCCGAATCCACGTCGACGTCTCGGGGATGACGTGCGCGAACTGCGCGTCCACCGTCGCGGACGCGGTTACCGCCCTCGACGGCGTCCGCGACGCCGACGTGAACTTCGCCACGGACGGCGGGACCGTCGAGTACGACCCGGAAGTGGTGTCGCTCGGGGAAATCTACGCGGCCATCGAGGACGCCGGCTACGACCCGGTGGACGACGACCGCACGATGACGGTGACGGACATGTCGTGTGCGAACTGCGCGACCACCATCGAGGACGCGGTCGGCGACGTCCCGGGGGTCGTCTCGGTGGACGCGAACTACGCCACCGACGAGGTGAGCGTCCGCTACAACCCCGCCGAGGTGGACTTCGAGGCGGTCTACGACGCCATCGAGGACGCCGGCTACTCGCCCGTCCGCGAGGACGGCGGCGAGGGCGGTGAGGACACGGAGGACAGTCGGAGCGCCGCGGACGCGGCGCGCGAGGCCGAAACCCGCCACCAGCGGAACCTCACGCTGTTCGGCGCGTTGCTGTCCGCGCCGCTGTTGTTCTTTGTCGTGGAGACCCACCTCCTCGGGGGCGGCGTCCTCCCGGAGACCGTCTTCGGCGCGCGCTTCGGCTGGGTGGAGTTCCTGCTCGCGACGCCGGTGTACGCCGTGCTCGGCCGCGAGTTCTTGGAGAACTCCTACAAGGCGCTCGTGAAGAACCGGACCGCGAACATGGACGTGCTCATCGCGCTCGGCTCGACGACCGCGTACGTCTACTCGGTCGTCGCGCTGCTCGGCATCCTCCCGGAGGCGGGGCTGTACTTCGACACGGCCGCGCTCATCCTCGTGTTCATCACGCTCGGGAACTACCTCGAAGCGCGCTCGAAGAGCCAGGCCAGCGACGCGCTCCGGAAGCTCCTGGAGATGGAGGCCGACACCGCGACCGTCGTCCGCGAGGACGGCACCGAGGAGGAAATCCCGCTCTCCGAGGTCGAAGTCGGCGACCGGATGAAGGTGCGGCCCGGCGAGAAGATCCCCACGGACGGCGTGGTCGTCGAGGGCGAGTCCGCGGTCGACGAGTCGATGGTCACTGGGGAGTCCGTTCCGGTCTCGAAGGAGCCCGGCGACGAGGTGGTCGGCTCCACGGTCAACGAGAACGGCGTGCTCGTCGTGGAGGCGACGAAGGTCGGCGAGGACACCGCCATCCAGCAAATCGTCCAGACGGTCAAGGAGGCCCAGTCCCGCCAGCCCGAGATTCAGAACGTCGCCGACCGCATCTCCGCGTACTTCGTGCCCGCGGTCATCCTCAACGCCGTCTTCTGGGCGGTCGTCTGGTACGCATTCCCCGAGGCGCTGGCGAACTTCATCGGCGCGCTGCCGCTGTGGGGCGTCGTGGTCGGCGGCCCCGCGGCGGTCGGCGTCTTCGAGTTCAGCGTCGTCGTGTTCGCGTCCGCGGTGCTCATCGCGTGTCCCTGCGCGCTCGGGCTGGCGACGCCCGCGGCGACGATGGTGGGCACCAGCATCGGCGCGCAGAACGGCGTCCTGTTCAAGGGCGGCGACGTCCTCGAACGCGTCCGCGACGTGGACACGGTCGTCTTCGACAAGACGGGCACGCTCACGACCGGCGAGATGGAGCTGACTGACGTGGTCGTGGTGGACGACGAGCGCGCGGCCCCGGACGGCGGCGCGCTCGCGGCCCCCGAGGTCGACGAGTCGTTCGTCCTGCGGATGGCCGCGGCCGCCGAGTCCGGCAGCGAGCACCCGCTTGGCCGGGCAATCGTCGATGGTGCACGCGAGCGCGGCGTCGACGTCGGCGACGCCGAGGAGTTCGAGAACGTCCCCGGACAGGGCGTGAAAGCGACCGTGGACGGCCGCGAGGTGCTGGTCGGCAACCGGAAGCTCCTCGAAGACGCGGGCGTGGACGTCGCGCCCGCCGAGAGCGAGATGGAGCGCCTCGAACGCGAGGGGAAGACCGCGATGCTGGTCGCCGTGGACGGCCGCGTCGCGGGCGTCGTCGCGGACGCCGACACCGTCAAGGAGAGTTCCGCGCGCGCCGTCGCCGACCTCCGCGAGCGCGGCGTGGACGTCCACGTCATCACGGGCGACAACGAGCGCACCGCGCGCGCCGTCGCCGAGCAGGTCGGCGTGGACCCCGAGAACGTCCGCGCGGGCGTGCTCCCAGACGAGAAGGCCGACGCCGTCGAGGACATCCAGGCGGACGGCACGCAGGCGATGATGGTCGGGGACGGCGTCAACGACGCGCCCGCGCTCGCGACGGCGTACGTCGGCGTCGCCATCGGCTCCGGGACGGACGTCGCCATCGAGGCCGCGGACGTCACGCTGATGCGCGACGACCCCTACGACGTCGTGAAGGCCATCCGCGTCAGCGAGGGGACGCTCTCGAAGATCAAGCAGAACCTCTTCTGGGCGCTGGGGTACAACACCGCGATGATTCCGCTGGCGTCCCTCGGGCTGCTCCAGCCGGTGCTGGCGGCCGCCGCGATGGCCGTCTCCAGCGTCAGCGTGCTCACGAACAGCCTGCTGTTCCGCAGGTACTCCCCCGACGAGGACTACCGGCTGTTCGGCCGGTAA
- a CDS encoding DMT family transporter, whose translation MNAYVYLASAIAAEIAGTTALKFSDGFSNPAATGAVVVGYLCSFYFLGRTLETLPVGLVYATWSAVGIVGAVGAGAVFFDERVDAAALLGVALLLTGVFVLNVVSESYAPAH comes from the coding sequence ATGAACGCGTACGTCTACCTGGCGTCGGCCATCGCCGCCGAAATCGCGGGGACGACCGCGCTGAAGTTCTCCGACGGCTTCTCGAATCCCGCCGCGACCGGCGCGGTGGTCGTCGGCTACCTGTGTTCGTTCTACTTCCTCGGGCGCACGCTGGAGACGCTGCCCGTCGGGCTGGTGTACGCGACCTGGTCGGCGGTGGGCATCGTCGGTGCGGTCGGCGCTGGCGCCGTGTTCTTCGACGAGCGCGTGGACGCCGCCGCGCTCCTCGGCGTCGCGTTGCTGTTGACGGGCGTGTTCGTGTTGAACGTCGTGTCCGAGAGCTACGCGCCCGCCCACTGA
- a CDS encoding DUF4149 domain-containing protein, giving the protein MSVVSLFVHAALGMWLGSIVFFSFVAAPALFDELGEERAGDAVNVVFPRYYSFGIWMGAIVLVAWAVGPLVADVGEPPLIADVGVVAAFLANLYARYQLIPKMEAAGSDAFARYHKQSVGLNLVALAGLAAAFTILHF; this is encoded by the coding sequence ATGAGCGTCGTCTCCCTGTTCGTGCACGCCGCGCTCGGGATGTGGCTCGGCAGCATCGTCTTCTTCTCGTTCGTCGCCGCGCCCGCGCTGTTCGACGAGCTCGGCGAGGAGCGCGCCGGCGACGCGGTCAACGTCGTCTTCCCGCGCTACTACTCGTTCGGCATCTGGATGGGCGCAATCGTGCTCGTCGCGTGGGCCGTCGGCCCGCTCGTGGCGGACGTCGGCGAACCGCCGCTGATTGCGGACGTCGGCGTCGTGGCAGCGTTCCTCGCGAACCTCTACGCGCGTTACCAGCTGATTCCGAAGATGGAGGCCGCCGGCTCGGACGCGTTCGCGCGCTACCACAAGCAGTCCGTCGGCCTGAACCTCGTCGCGCTCGCCGGGCTCGCGGCCGCGTTCACGATACTGCACTTCTGA
- a CDS encoding potassium channel family protein: MSRQGRRVLAYAGLLAAVAATYTVAFKHGMAFFEGDELTYVESLQFVGQTFTTTGYGEYAPWTSNVMLITVVVMQLSGVFLIFLTLPLFVVPWIEERLEVEPPRSVDLEGHVVICGFGARDETLAAELDAQGVEYVVLTDDRETALSLYEDGWQAVHGDPETERGLERVNVADARTVVLDESDERNATIALTVGDLAPDVQTVCFVEDPSLAEYLRYAGADRVLGPREILGRSLARNVTTTISSRLGDAVEIGEDFEIVEMPVQYGSDLDGATLGDTDLLEPGGVNAVGAWFAGEFVGSPDPDRELTRNTVLLVAGREDELEAFEGRTLAPDERGGEHVVVAGYGEVGSTVREVLDEEDIDTTVVDVEDRPGVDVVGDATEGGTLRSAGIEDATALVLALGDDTSTVFATLVAREASERVEILCRANDTESARKLYAAGADYVLSLATVAGRMLAQTILDEDVMALDKQIDVVRTEAPALVGQTLAEADVRARTGCTVVAVQRGGEVVSQPDASFRVRDGDALVVVGADADVAQFNELAGVHATPP, encoded by the coding sequence ATGTCGAGACAGGGGCGCCGCGTGCTCGCGTACGCCGGCCTCCTCGCGGCCGTCGCGGCGACGTACACCGTCGCGTTCAAGCACGGGATGGCGTTCTTCGAGGGCGACGAGCTGACATACGTCGAGTCCCTCCAGTTCGTCGGGCAGACGTTCACCACCACGGGGTACGGCGAGTACGCGCCGTGGACGTCGAACGTGATGCTGATTACGGTGGTCGTGATGCAGCTCAGCGGCGTCTTCCTCATCTTCCTGACGCTGCCGCTGTTCGTCGTGCCGTGGATAGAAGAACGGTTGGAGGTCGAGCCGCCCCGCAGCGTGGACCTCGAAGGCCACGTCGTCATCTGCGGGTTCGGCGCGCGCGACGAGACGCTCGCCGCGGAGCTGGACGCGCAGGGCGTCGAGTACGTCGTCCTCACCGACGACCGCGAGACCGCGCTGTCGCTGTACGAGGACGGCTGGCAGGCGGTCCACGGCGACCCCGAGACCGAGCGCGGCCTCGAACGCGTGAACGTCGCGGACGCCCGCACGGTCGTCCTCGACGAGAGCGACGAGCGCAACGCCACCATCGCGTTGACCGTCGGGGACCTCGCGCCCGACGTCCAGACGGTGTGTTTCGTGGAGGACCCGTCGCTGGCGGAGTACCTCCGGTACGCGGGCGCGGACCGCGTGCTCGGACCACGAGAGATTCTCGGCCGCAGCCTCGCGCGAAACGTCACGACCACTATCTCCTCCCGGCTCGGGGACGCCGTCGAAATCGGCGAGGACTTCGAAATCGTGGAGATGCCAGTCCAGTACGGCAGCGACCTCGACGGCGCGACGCTGGGCGACACCGACCTCCTCGAACCCGGCGGCGTGAACGCGGTCGGCGCGTGGTTCGCCGGCGAGTTCGTCGGCTCCCCGGACCCCGACCGGGAACTCACGCGCAACACCGTGTTGCTGGTCGCGGGCCGCGAGGACGAACTCGAAGCCTTCGAGGGGCGGACGCTCGCGCCCGACGAGCGGGGCGGCGAGCACGTCGTCGTCGCGGGGTACGGCGAGGTCGGCTCGACCGTCCGCGAGGTGCTCGACGAGGAGGACATCGACACGACGGTCGTGGACGTCGAGGACCGCCCCGGCGTGGACGTCGTCGGGGACGCCACCGAGGGCGGGACGCTCCGGAGCGCGGGCATCGAGGACGCGACCGCGCTCGTGCTCGCGCTCGGCGACGACACCTCGACGGTGTTCGCCACGCTCGTCGCGCGCGAGGCCAGCGAGCGCGTGGAGATTCTCTGCCGCGCGAACGACACCGAGAGCGCCCGCAAACTGTACGCGGCGGGCGCCGACTACGTGCTGTCGCTGGCGACCGTCGCCGGCCGGATGCTCGCCCAGACCATCCTCGACGAGGACGTGATGGCCCTCGACAAGCAAATCGACGTCGTGCGCACCGAGGCACCCGCGCTCGTCGGGCAGACGCTCGCCGAAGCCGACGTCCGCGCCCGCACCGGCTGCACGGTGGTCGCCGTCCAGCGCGGCGGGGAGGTCGTCTCCCAGCCGGACGCGAGCTTCCGCGTCCGCGACGGGGACGCGCTGGTCGTGGTCGGCGCGGACGCCGACGTCGCGCAGTTCAACGAGCTGGCGGGCGTCCACGCGACGCCGCCGTAG
- a CDS encoding RAD55 family ATPase gives MTYNVDGVLPTGLVSGFDDGTNLLLSGPAMSGKRDLLLSLLARGEADGDGAVIVTARDPAEEVAAEYADAVAAEPRFLRIIDCVSAQSGSATNGDNTHYVSSPGDLTGMGIEFSEVARAAGDAGVDRLRVGFDSLSPLLMYVDLQRLFRFLHVFTSQIQSQGWLGVFSVDPESHDEQTINTISQLFDGVVDVRLTDAGDREVRVRGVSEGPTEWTVVE, from the coding sequence ATGACGTACAACGTCGACGGGGTGCTCCCCACCGGGCTGGTCTCGGGGTTCGACGACGGCACGAACCTCCTGTTGAGCGGCCCGGCGATGTCCGGCAAACGCGACCTCCTCCTGTCGCTGCTGGCGCGCGGTGAGGCCGACGGCGACGGCGCCGTCATCGTGACCGCCCGCGACCCGGCCGAGGAGGTGGCCGCGGAGTACGCCGACGCGGTCGCCGCGGAGCCGCGGTTCCTCCGCATCATCGACTGCGTCAGCGCGCAGAGCGGCAGCGCTACGAACGGCGACAACACCCACTACGTCTCCTCGCCCGGCGACCTCACGGGGATGGGCATCGAGTTCTCGGAGGTCGCGCGCGCCGCCGGCGACGCCGGCGTCGACCGGCTCCGCGTCGGATTCGACTCGCTGTCCCCGCTGTTGATGTACGTGGACCTCCAGCGGCTCTTCCGGTTCCTCCACGTGTTTACCAGTCAGATACAGTCGCAGGGCTGGCTGGGCGTGTTCTCCGTGGACCCGGAGAGCCACGACGAGCAGACCATCAACACCATCAGCCAGCTGTTCGACGGCGTCGTGGACGTCCGGCTGACCGACGCCGGCGACCGCGAAGTCCGCGTGCGCGGCGTCTCCGAAGGGCCGACCGAGTGGACGGTCGTGGAGTGA
- a CDS encoding GIY-YIG nuclease family protein — MEPGTYTLLVELPEPATVEFGARGEYDLDEGWYAYTGSAFGAGGLKRVERHRRLARGESDARHWHVDYLLGHPDSRVVAVYVTENDDIECETARALNDAGTPLSGLGASDCDCPAHLAYSPQREQVADVAAARHERES; from the coding sequence ATGGAGCCGGGCACGTACACGCTGCTCGTCGAACTGCCCGAGCCGGCGACCGTCGAGTTCGGCGCGCGCGGCGAGTACGACCTCGACGAAGGCTGGTACGCGTACACGGGATCGGCGTTCGGCGCTGGCGGCCTGAAGCGCGTCGAGCGCCACCGGCGGCTCGCGCGCGGGGAGTCCGACGCCCGCCACTGGCACGTCGACTACCTGCTGGGCCACCCCGACAGCCGAGTCGTCGCTGTCTACGTCACCGAGAACGACGACATCGAGTGCGAGACGGCGCGGGCGCTCAACGACGCTGGAACGCCGCTATCGGGGCTGGGCGCGTCGGACTGCGACTGTCCCGCACACCTCGCGTACAGCCCTCAGCGGGAGCAAGTCGCGGACGTCGCCGCGGCGCGTCACGAGCGGGAGTCGTAG